In one Dermochelys coriacea isolate rDerCor1 chromosome 20, rDerCor1.pri.v4, whole genome shotgun sequence genomic region, the following are encoded:
- the MYG1 gene encoding MYG1 exonuclease, producing MGLGLRVLRPRPRSAMAPRIGTHRGTFHCDEALACYLLRLLPQYRDAEIIRTREPQLLSECDVVVDVGGEYDPQKHRYDHHQRSFSQSMHCLRPDKPWKTKLSSAGLVYFHFGSQILASLLGLKEEDPVVQVLYDKLYENFVEEIDAIDNGIAQWDGEPRYAVTTNLSARVANLNPRWNDTDQDTEAGFKKAMELVGREFLDRLNYYHRSWLPARALVEEAIQKRFKVDPSGEILVFSQGGCPWKEHLFSLESELGVEKPIKFVLYADQSGQWRVQCVPAGLHTFQNRLSLPEEWRGVRDEALSQLSGIPDCVFVHASGFIGGNRTREGALRMAQSTLARQTGPDAPSS from the exons ATGGGGCTCGGGCTTCGCGTgctccggccccggccccgcagcGCCATGGCCCCGCGCATCGGCACCCACCGCGGCACCTTCCACTGCGACGAGGCGCTGGCCTGCTACCTGCTGCGGCTGCTGCCCCAGTACCGG gatGCGGAGATCATCCGGACgcgggagccccagctgctgtccGAGTGCGACGTGGTGGTGGACGTGGGTGGTGAGTACGACCCTCAGAAACACCGGTATGATCATCACCAGAG GTCCTTTTCACAGTCCATGCACTGCCTGAGGCCCGACAAGCCCTGGAAAACCAAGCTGAGCAGTGCGGGGCTGGTGTATTTCCATTTTGGCTCCCAGATCCTGGCCAGTCTATTGGGgctgaaggaggaggatcctgtaGTGCAGGTGCTGTACGATAAG CTGTACGAGAACTTTGTGGAGGAGATCGACGCCATCGACAACGGCATCGCCCAGTGGGACGGGGAGCCTCGCTATGCCGTGACCACCAACCTCAGCGCCAGGGTGGCCAACCTCAACCCCCGCTGGAATGACACAGACCAGGACACGGAG GCCGGGTTCAAGAAGGCGATGGAGCTGGTGGGCCGGGAGTTCCTGGACCGTCTCAATTACTACCACCGCTCATGGCTGCCGGCTCGTGCGCTGGTGGAGGAAGCCATTCAGAAGCGCTTCAAG GTGGATCCCAGTGGCGAGATCCTAGTGTTCTCCCAGGGCGGCTGCCCCTGGAAGGAGCATCTCTTCAGCCTGGAGtctgagctgggggtggagaAACCCATCAAGTTCGTCCTGTACGCGGATCAGAGCGGCCAGTGGCGAGTGCAGTGCGTCCCTGCCGGGCTCCACACCTTCCAGAACCG GCTGTCCCTGCCGGAGGAGTGGCGCGGAGTCCGGGACGAGGCGCTCTCCCAGCTCAGCGGCATCCCGGACTGCGTTTTTGTGCACGCCAGCGGTTTCATCGGAGGCAACCGGACCAGGGAAGGCGCGTTGCGAATGGCACAGAGCACGCTGGCTCGGCAGACCGGCCCTGACGCGCCAAGCAGCTGA
- the LOC119845929 gene encoding leucine-rich repeat-containing protein 3-like, whose protein sequence is MPVLPWLLLVVLCHCGGLACPEGCRCPLESRVVRCTHGHLREIPQGIPRDTRVLYLDSNEITGLPDGALRELRQLRELYLSDNLIENISPAAFGELGSRLQLLDLSNNRLQQLGPAEAAFALQAKMRLYGNPWHCGCSLQKLLEALPLEAETLEDVVCASAAREEYAGQPFALLLNTGIDFCSVQQRTTDVAMLVTMFCWFTVLITYVLYYVQRNQAETRRHLEYLKSLPIKQPSPEEEEMEEDTLSTIL, encoded by the coding sequence ATGCCAGTGCTGCCCTGGCTCCTCCTCGTAGTTCTCTGCCACTGTGGCGGCCTGGCATGTCCTGAGGGCTGCCGCTGCCCGCTGGAGAGCAGGGTAGTGAGATGCACCCATGGGCACCTGAGGGAGATCCCCCAGGGCATCCCCCGCGACACCCGCGTGCTCTACCTGGACTCCAACGAGATCACCGGCCTCCCGGATGGTGCCTTGCGGGAGCTGCGCCAGCTGCGGGAACTCTACCTCTCTGACAACCTGATCGAGAACATCTCCCCAGCCGCCTTCGGGGAGCTGGGCAGCCGTTTGCAGCTGCTGGACCTCTCCAATAAccggctccagcagctgggccctgccGAGGCTGCCTTCGCCCTGCAGGCCAAGATGCGCCTCTACGGCAACCCGTGGCACTgcggctgctccctgcagaaGCTGCTGGAGGCCCTGCCCCTGGAGGCTGAGACCCTGGAGGACGTGGTGTGCGCCAGCGCGGCCCGGGAGGAGTACGCCGGCCAGCCCTTTGCCCTCCTGCTCAACACTGGCATAGACTTCTGCAGCGTCCAGCAGAGGACCACGGACGTGGCCATGCTGGTCACCATGTTCTGCTGGTTTACGGTGCTCATCACCTACGTGCTCTACTACGTTCAGCGGAACCAGGCCGAAACCCGCAGGCACCTGGAGTATCTCAAGTCCCTGCCCATCAAGCAGCCGagtccagaggaggaggagatggaggaagaCACGCTCAGTACCATCCTCTGA